A stretch of Salvelinus namaycush isolate Seneca chromosome 42, SaNama_1.0, whole genome shotgun sequence DNA encodes these proteins:
- the LOC120035162 gene encoding zinc finger protein 184-like isoform X1 → MNTKQMADMQEAPLIKMENLDTSRTEEIVQLVSDSSEKIIVAEPGASSSTEITDLLDQQGNRHRAPDTSLNLEPENQTFHHPASQYNRARQDHPVAEGVTWESDHQPIEYSLSQWTENQVTDNPTVNVPHNAGPDSKRLSGHPERRGVSGNSGVCMSALVSLDWLPDVVMVDSVPIKVEADMSSEWSITGQEATSGEVCSDSRQLVDNRGRGGMESGQTKCLPDTQHAEQGTTVGPRSKMSDFNRLPSLNSFSSPSVTLLQVPQRGKPAPFPNFNISATSSPKGIEKQPQQLTSHSTKRQLRCSLCGKPFPQPAHLRRHMRVHTGEKPYDCSHCTKRFSHRHQLKMHERVHTGEKPFHCIYCGKCFTQSGHMKKHLLVHTGGRPQDVVLP, encoded by the exons ATGAATACAAAACAGATGGCAGATATGCAAGAGGCACCTCTTATCAAAATGGAAAATCTTGACACCAGTAGAACGGAAG AGATTGTCCAACTGGTCAGTGACAGCAGTGAGAAGATCATTGTGGCAGAACCAGGTGCTTCATCATCTACTGAAATCACAGACCTTCTGGACCAGCAGGGCAACAGACACAGAGCTCCAGACACCTCACTCAATTTAGAACCTGAAAACCAGACGTTCCATCATCCAGCATCACAATACAACAGAGCAAGACAGGACCATCCGGTTGCTGAGGGTGTGACCTGGGAATCTGACCATCAACCCATAGAATACAGCCTGTCCCAATGGACAGAGAACCAAGTGACTGACAACCCAACTGTGAATGTTCCTCACAATGCAGGGCCAGACTCCAAGAGGCTGTCTGGACAtccagagaggagaggggtgtctGGTAACTCTGGTGTCTGCATGTCTGCTTTGGTCTCTCTGGACTGGCTGCCTGATGTGGTGATGGTGGACTCAGTTCCCATTAAAGTGGAGGCAGATATGAGTTCAGAATGGAGCATAACTGGCCAAGAGGCGACATCTGGAGAGGTTTGTTCAGACAGCAGGCAGCTTGTGGACAACAGAGGAAGAGGGGGAATGGAGTCTGGACAGACAAAGTGTCTCCCTGACACTCAACATGCAGAGCAAGGGACAACTGTAGGACCAAGGTCCAAGATGTCAGATTTCAACAGACTGCCCTCCCTAAACAGCTTTTCATCCCCAAGTGTTACTCTCCTCCAGGTTCCCCAAAGAGGGAAGCCAGCTCCCTTCCCAAATTTCAACATAAGTGCCACTTCTTCACCGAAAGGCATAGAAAAGCAGCCACAACAGCTGACGTCTCACTCCACCAAGAGGCAGCTCCGGTGCAGCCTCTGTGGAAAGCCCTTCCCTCAGCCGGCGCACCTGCGGAGGCACATGCGGGTCCATACGGGGGAGAAACCGTACGACTGCAGCCACTGCACCAAGCGCTTCTCCCACAGGCACCAGCTGAAGATGCACGAGAGGGtgcacaccggagagaaaccatTTCATTGCATCTACTGCGGGAAGTGCTTCACCCAGTCCGGCCACATGAAGAAGCATCTCCTCGTCCACACTGGCGGCAGGCCACAGGACGTTGTGCTGCCCTGA
- the LOC120035162 gene encoding zinc finger protein 184-like isoform X2 encodes MQMADMQEAPLIKMENLDTSRTEEIVQLVSDSSEKIIVAEPGASSSTEITDLLDQQGNRHRAPDTSLNLEPENQTFHHPASQYNRARQDHPVAEGVTWESDHQPIEYSLSQWTENQVTDNPTVNVPHNAGPDSKRLSGHPERRGVSGNSGVCMSALVSLDWLPDVVMVDSVPIKVEADMSSEWSITGQEATSGEVCSDSRQLVDNRGRGGMESGQTKCLPDTQHAEQGTTVGPRSKMSDFNRLPSLNSFSSPSVTLLQVPQRGKPAPFPNFNISATSSPKGIEKQPQQLTSHSTKRQLRCSLCGKPFPQPAHLRRHMRVHTGEKPYDCSHCTKRFSHRHQLKMHERVHTGEKPFHCIYCGKCFTQSGHMKKHLLVHTGGRPQDVVLP; translated from the exons ATGCAG ATGGCAGATATGCAAGAGGCACCTCTTATCAAAATGGAAAATCTTGACACCAGTAGAACGGAAG AGATTGTCCAACTGGTCAGTGACAGCAGTGAGAAGATCATTGTGGCAGAACCAGGTGCTTCATCATCTACTGAAATCACAGACCTTCTGGACCAGCAGGGCAACAGACACAGAGCTCCAGACACCTCACTCAATTTAGAACCTGAAAACCAGACGTTCCATCATCCAGCATCACAATACAACAGAGCAAGACAGGACCATCCGGTTGCTGAGGGTGTGACCTGGGAATCTGACCATCAACCCATAGAATACAGCCTGTCCCAATGGACAGAGAACCAAGTGACTGACAACCCAACTGTGAATGTTCCTCACAATGCAGGGCCAGACTCCAAGAGGCTGTCTGGACAtccagagaggagaggggtgtctGGTAACTCTGGTGTCTGCATGTCTGCTTTGGTCTCTCTGGACTGGCTGCCTGATGTGGTGATGGTGGACTCAGTTCCCATTAAAGTGGAGGCAGATATGAGTTCAGAATGGAGCATAACTGGCCAAGAGGCGACATCTGGAGAGGTTTGTTCAGACAGCAGGCAGCTTGTGGACAACAGAGGAAGAGGGGGAATGGAGTCTGGACAGACAAAGTGTCTCCCTGACACTCAACATGCAGAGCAAGGGACAACTGTAGGACCAAGGTCCAAGATGTCAGATTTCAACAGACTGCCCTCCCTAAACAGCTTTTCATCCCCAAGTGTTACTCTCCTCCAGGTTCCCCAAAGAGGGAAGCCAGCTCCCTTCCCAAATTTCAACATAAGTGCCACTTCTTCACCGAAAGGCATAGAAAAGCAGCCACAACAGCTGACGTCTCACTCCACCAAGAGGCAGCTCCGGTGCAGCCTCTGTGGAAAGCCCTTCCCTCAGCCGGCGCACCTGCGGAGGCACATGCGGGTCCATACGGGGGAGAAACCGTACGACTGCAGCCACTGCACCAAGCGCTTCTCCCACAGGCACCAGCTGAAGATGCACGAGAGGGtgcacaccggagagaaaccatTTCATTGCATCTACTGCGGGAAGTGCTTCACCCAGTCCGGCCACATGAAGAAGCATCTCCTCGTCCACACTGGCGGCAGGCCACAGGACGTTGTGCTGCCCTGA
- the LOC120035161 gene encoding neurotrophin receptor-interacting factor homolog isoform X1 gives MENRLADSEGGNFMQDVTNWRDAGLTGIDQDGGMQMADMQEAPLIKMENFHTSRTEEIVQLVSESSEKIIVAEPGSSSSTETTDPLDQQGNRHRAPDTSLNIEPENQTFQNPASQYNRARQDHQVAEGVTWETDHQPIEYSLSQWTENQETDNRTVNAPHNSGPDSKRLSGHPERRGMSGNSGICMSASGSLDWLPDVVMVDSVPIKVEADMSSEWSLTGQEATSGEVCSDGRQLVDNRGRGGMESGQTKCPPDTQHAEQGTTVGSRSKMSDFNGLSSLNSFSSPRVTLHQVPQRGKLAHFPNFNRGSTSSPKGIEKQPQQLTSHSTQRQLRCSLCGKPFHQPAHLRSHMRVHTGEKPYGCSHCTKRFSHSHQLKMHERVHTGEKPFQCVYCGKCFTQSGHMKKHLLVHTGGRPQDVVLP, from the exons A TGGAAAATCGTCTTGCCGACAGTGAAGGAGGCAACTTTATGCAGGATGTCACCAACTGGAGAGACGCAGGACTCACAGGGATAGACCAGGATGGGGGCATGCAG ATGGCAGACATGCAAGAGGCACCTCTTATCAAAATGGAGAACTTTCACACCAGCAGAACAGAAG AGATTGTCCAACTGGTCAGTGAGAGCAGTGAGAAGATCATTGTGGCAGAACCAGGTTCTTCGTCGTCTACTGAAACCACAGACCCTCTGGACCAGCAGGGCAACAGACACAGAGCTCCAGACACCTCACTCAATATAGAACCTGAAAACCAGACCTTCCAGAATCCAGCATCACAATACAACAGAGCAAGACAGGACCATCAGGTTGCTGAGGGTGTGACCTGGGAAACTGACCATCAACCCATAGAATACAGCCTGTCCCAATGGACAGAGAACCAAGAGACTGACAACCGAACTGTGAATGCTCCTCACAATTCCGGGCCAGACTCCAAAAGGCTGTCTGGACatccagagaggagagggatgtcTGGTAACTCTGGGATCTGCATGTCTGCTTCAGGCTCTCTGGACTGGCTGCCTGATGTGGTGATGGTGGACTCAGTTCCCATTAAAGTGGAGGCAGATATGAGTTCAGAATGGAGCCTAACTGGCCAAGAGGCGACATCTGGAGAGGTCTGTTCAGACGGCAGGCAGCTTGTGGACAACAGAGGAAGAGGGGGAATGGAGTCTGGACAGACAAAGTGTCCCCCTGACACTCAACATGCAGAGCAAGGGACAACTGTAGGATCAAGGTCCAAGATGTCAGATTTCAATGGACTGTCCTCCCTAAACAGCTTTTCATCCCCAAGGGTTACTCTCCACCAGGTTCCCCAAAGAGGGAAGCTAGCCCACTTCCCAAATTTCAACAGAGGCTCCACTTCTTCACCGAAAGGCATAGAAAAGCAGCCACAACAGCTGACGTCTCACTCCACCCAGAGGCAGCTCCGGTGCAGCCTCTGTGGAAAGCCCTTCCACCAGCCGGCGCACCTGCGGAGTCACATGCGGGTCCATACGGGGGAGAAACCGTACGGCTGCAGCCACTGCACCAAGCGCTTCTCCCACAGCCACCAGCTGAAGATGCATGAGAGGGtgcacaccggagagaaaccatTTCAATGTGTCTACTGCGGGAAGTGCTTCACCCAGTCCGGCCACATGAAGAAGCACCTCCTCGTACACACTGGTGGCAGGCCACAAGATGTTGTGCTGCCCTAA
- the LOC120035161 gene encoding zinc finger protein with KRAB and SCAN domains 1-like isoform X3 gives MGACRSVDIDTMADMQEAPLIKMENFHTSRTEEIVQLVSESSEKIIVAEPGSSSSTETTDPLDQQGNRHRAPDTSLNIEPENQTFQNPASQYNRARQDHQVAEGVTWETDHQPIEYSLSQWTENQETDNRTVNAPHNSGPDSKRLSGHPERRGMSGNSGICMSASGSLDWLPDVVMVDSVPIKVEADMSSEWSLTGQEATSGEVCSDGRQLVDNRGRGGMESGQTKCPPDTQHAEQGTTVGSRSKMSDFNGLSSLNSFSSPRVTLHQVPQRGKLAHFPNFNRGSTSSPKGIEKQPQQLTSHSTQRQLRCSLCGKPFHQPAHLRSHMRVHTGEKPYGCSHCTKRFSHSHQLKMHERVHTGEKPFQCVYCGKCFTQSGHMKKHLLVHTGGRPQDVVLP, from the exons ATGGGGGCATGCAGGTCAGTGGACATAGACACG ATGGCAGACATGCAAGAGGCACCTCTTATCAAAATGGAGAACTTTCACACCAGCAGAACAGAAG AGATTGTCCAACTGGTCAGTGAGAGCAGTGAGAAGATCATTGTGGCAGAACCAGGTTCTTCGTCGTCTACTGAAACCACAGACCCTCTGGACCAGCAGGGCAACAGACACAGAGCTCCAGACACCTCACTCAATATAGAACCTGAAAACCAGACCTTCCAGAATCCAGCATCACAATACAACAGAGCAAGACAGGACCATCAGGTTGCTGAGGGTGTGACCTGGGAAACTGACCATCAACCCATAGAATACAGCCTGTCCCAATGGACAGAGAACCAAGAGACTGACAACCGAACTGTGAATGCTCCTCACAATTCCGGGCCAGACTCCAAAAGGCTGTCTGGACatccagagaggagagggatgtcTGGTAACTCTGGGATCTGCATGTCTGCTTCAGGCTCTCTGGACTGGCTGCCTGATGTGGTGATGGTGGACTCAGTTCCCATTAAAGTGGAGGCAGATATGAGTTCAGAATGGAGCCTAACTGGCCAAGAGGCGACATCTGGAGAGGTCTGTTCAGACGGCAGGCAGCTTGTGGACAACAGAGGAAGAGGGGGAATGGAGTCTGGACAGACAAAGTGTCCCCCTGACACTCAACATGCAGAGCAAGGGACAACTGTAGGATCAAGGTCCAAGATGTCAGATTTCAATGGACTGTCCTCCCTAAACAGCTTTTCATCCCCAAGGGTTACTCTCCACCAGGTTCCCCAAAGAGGGAAGCTAGCCCACTTCCCAAATTTCAACAGAGGCTCCACTTCTTCACCGAAAGGCATAGAAAAGCAGCCACAACAGCTGACGTCTCACTCCACCCAGAGGCAGCTCCGGTGCAGCCTCTGTGGAAAGCCCTTCCACCAGCCGGCGCACCTGCGGAGTCACATGCGGGTCCATACGGGGGAGAAACCGTACGGCTGCAGCCACTGCACCAAGCGCTTCTCCCACAGCCACCAGCTGAAGATGCATGAGAGGGtgcacaccggagagaaaccatTTCAATGTGTCTACTGCGGGAAGTGCTTCACCCAGTCCGGCCACATGAAGAAGCACCTCCTCGTACACACTGGTGGCAGGCCACAAGATGTTGTGCTGCCCTAA
- the LOC120035161 gene encoding zinc finger protein with KRAB and SCAN domains 1-like isoform X2 has translation MQDVTNWRDAGLTGIDQDGGMQMADMQEAPLIKMENFHTSRTEEIVQLVSESSEKIIVAEPGSSSSTETTDPLDQQGNRHRAPDTSLNIEPENQTFQNPASQYNRARQDHQVAEGVTWETDHQPIEYSLSQWTENQETDNRTVNAPHNSGPDSKRLSGHPERRGMSGNSGICMSASGSLDWLPDVVMVDSVPIKVEADMSSEWSLTGQEATSGEVCSDGRQLVDNRGRGGMESGQTKCPPDTQHAEQGTTVGSRSKMSDFNGLSSLNSFSSPRVTLHQVPQRGKLAHFPNFNRGSTSSPKGIEKQPQQLTSHSTQRQLRCSLCGKPFHQPAHLRSHMRVHTGEKPYGCSHCTKRFSHSHQLKMHERVHTGEKPFQCVYCGKCFTQSGHMKKHLLVHTGGRPQDVVLP, from the exons ATGCAGGATGTCACCAACTGGAGAGACGCAGGACTCACAGGGATAGACCAGGATGGGGGCATGCAG ATGGCAGACATGCAAGAGGCACCTCTTATCAAAATGGAGAACTTTCACACCAGCAGAACAGAAG AGATTGTCCAACTGGTCAGTGAGAGCAGTGAGAAGATCATTGTGGCAGAACCAGGTTCTTCGTCGTCTACTGAAACCACAGACCCTCTGGACCAGCAGGGCAACAGACACAGAGCTCCAGACACCTCACTCAATATAGAACCTGAAAACCAGACCTTCCAGAATCCAGCATCACAATACAACAGAGCAAGACAGGACCATCAGGTTGCTGAGGGTGTGACCTGGGAAACTGACCATCAACCCATAGAATACAGCCTGTCCCAATGGACAGAGAACCAAGAGACTGACAACCGAACTGTGAATGCTCCTCACAATTCCGGGCCAGACTCCAAAAGGCTGTCTGGACatccagagaggagagggatgtcTGGTAACTCTGGGATCTGCATGTCTGCTTCAGGCTCTCTGGACTGGCTGCCTGATGTGGTGATGGTGGACTCAGTTCCCATTAAAGTGGAGGCAGATATGAGTTCAGAATGGAGCCTAACTGGCCAAGAGGCGACATCTGGAGAGGTCTGTTCAGACGGCAGGCAGCTTGTGGACAACAGAGGAAGAGGGGGAATGGAGTCTGGACAGACAAAGTGTCCCCCTGACACTCAACATGCAGAGCAAGGGACAACTGTAGGATCAAGGTCCAAGATGTCAGATTTCAATGGACTGTCCTCCCTAAACAGCTTTTCATCCCCAAGGGTTACTCTCCACCAGGTTCCCCAAAGAGGGAAGCTAGCCCACTTCCCAAATTTCAACAGAGGCTCCACTTCTTCACCGAAAGGCATAGAAAAGCAGCCACAACAGCTGACGTCTCACTCCACCCAGAGGCAGCTCCGGTGCAGCCTCTGTGGAAAGCCCTTCCACCAGCCGGCGCACCTGCGGAGTCACATGCGGGTCCATACGGGGGAGAAACCGTACGGCTGCAGCCACTGCACCAAGCGCTTCTCCCACAGCCACCAGCTGAAGATGCATGAGAGGGtgcacaccggagagaaaccatTTCAATGTGTCTACTGCGGGAAGTGCTTCACCCAGTCCGGCCACATGAAGAAGCACCTCCTCGTACACACTGGTGGCAGGCCACAAGATGTTGTGCTGCCCTAA
- the LOC120035157 gene encoding transcriptional regulator CRZ1-like, which produces MSDTVAFHAQLASIIEVLANAAVAEICKLVDDGHASLRLEISHSQKEIDNLRRKLLLTKFQHSRRSAEKLGVLRRTVHRRVDTDKFTRARESFVEKPTDRLGYLQNCFADSEGSNFTQNVANWRDSERTATDRDWGMQMADMQVAPLIKMENHGTSRTEEIVQLVSESSEKIIVAEPGSSSSTETTDLLDQQGNRDRAPDTSLDIEPENQTFQHPASQYNRARQDHQVAEGVTWETDHQPIEYSLSQWTENQETDNRTVNALHNAGPDSKRLSGHPERRGVSGNSGVCVSALGSLDWLPDVVMVDSVPIKVEADMSSEWSITGQEATSGEVCSDGRQLVDNRGRGGMESGQTKCPPDTQHAEQGTTVGSRSKMSDFNGLSTRNRFSSPRVTLHQVPQRGKPAHSPNFNRGSTSSPKGIEKQPQQLTSHSPKRQLRCSLCGKPFHQPAHLRSHMRVHTGEKPYGCSHCTKRFSHSHQLKMHERVHTGEKPFQCVYCGKSFTQSGNMKKHLLVHTGGRPQDIGLP; this is translated from the exons ATGTCCGATACTGTAGCCTTTCATGCTCAGCTAGCCTCCATCATTGAGGTTTTGGCGAATGCAGCCGTTGCCGAAATCTGCAAACTTGTAGATGACGGCCATGCCTCCTTACGGTTGGAAATTTCCCATAGCCAGAAAGAAATCGACAACCTGCGGAGGAAGCTGCTTTTGACAAAATTCCAGCATTCTCGACGGAGTGCAGAGAAATTGGGAGTCCTGCGACGCACAGTTCACCGACGCGTGGACACCGATAAGTTTACCCGGGCAAGAGAGAGCTTCGTAGAAAAGCCAACAGACAGACTTGGATATT TGCAGAATTGTTTTGCCGACAGTGAAGGGAGCAACTTTACGCAGAATGTAGCCAACTGGAGAGACTCAGAACGCACAGCAACAGACCGGGATTGGGGCATGCAG ATGGCAGATATGCAAGTGGCACCTCTTATCAAAATGGAGAACCATGGCACCAGTAGAACAGAAG AGATTGTCCAACTGGTCAGTGAGAGCAGTGAGAAGATCATTGTGGCAGAACCAGGTTCTTCGTCATCTACTGAAACCACAGACCTTCTGGACCAGCAGGGCAATCGAGACAGAGCTCCAGACACCTCACTCGATATAGAACCTGAAAACCAGACCTTCCAGCATCCAGCGTCACAATACAACAGAGCAAGACAAGACCATCAGGTTGCTGAGGGTGTGACCTGGGAAACTGACCATCAACCCATAGAATACAGCCTGTCCCAATGGACAGAGAACCAAGAGACTGACAATCGAACTGTGAATGCTCTTCACAATGCTGGGCCAGACTCCAAGAGGCTGTCTGGACAtccagagaggagaggggtgtctGGTAACTCTGGGGTCTGCGTGTCAGCTTTGGGCTCTCTGGACTGGCTGCCTGATGTGGTGATGGTGGACTCAGTTCCCATTAAAGTGGAGGCAGATATGAGTTCAGAATGGAGCATAACTGGCCAAGAGGCGACATCTGGAGAGGTCTGTTCAGACGGCAGGCAGCTTGTGGACAACAGAGGAAGAGGGGGAATGGAATCTGGACAGACAAAGTGTCCCCCTGACACTCAACATGCAGAACAAGGGACAACTGTAGGATCAAGGTCCAAGATGTCAGATTTCAATGGACTGTCCACCCGAAACAGATTTTCATCCCCAAGGGTTACTCTCCACCAGGTTCCCCAAAGAGGGAAGCCAGCCCACTCCCCGAATTTCAACAGAGGCTCCACTTCTTCACCAAAAGGCATAGAAAAGCAGCCGCAACAGCTAACGTCTCACTCGCCCAAGAGGCAGCTCCGGTGCAGCCTCTGTGGAAAGCCCTTCCACCAGCCGGCTCACCTGCGGAGTCACATGCGGGTCCATACGGGGGAGAAACCGTACGGCTGCAGCCACTGCACCAAGCGCTTCTCCCACAGCCACCAGCTGAAGATGCATGAGAGGGtgcacaccggagagaaaccatTTCAATGTGTCTACTGCGGGAAGTCCTTCACCCAGTCCGGCAACATGAAGAAGCACCTCCTCGTCCACACTGGTGGCAGGCCACAGGACATTGGGCTGCCTTGA
- the LOC120035159 gene encoding neurotrophin receptor-interacting factor homolog, giving the protein MSDTVAFHAQLASIVEVLANAAVAEICKLVDDGHAALRLEISHSQKEIENLRRKLVLTKCQTSRRGTERFGALRRTVHKHVDTNHVARGRGSFVGKSTGRLGYLKNRFDDIEEGNFMQDVTTWKDAGRTATDHNGGMQMADMQEETHVKMENLDTSTIEEIVQPVSESSEKIIVAEPGSSSCTETTDLLDQQGNRHRAPDTSLNIEPENQTFHHPASQYNRARQDHQVAEGVTWESDHQPIEYSLSQWTENQETDNPTVNAPHNAGPDSKRVSEHPERRGVSGNSGVCMSASGSLDWLPDVVMVDSVPIKVEADMSSEWSLTGQEVTSGEVCSDGRQLVDNRGRGGMESGQTKCPPDTQHAEQGRTVGSRSKLPDFNGLSTQNSFSSPRVTLHQVPQRGKQAPFPNFNRGSTSSSKGIEKQLQQLTSHSTKRYLRCSLCGKPFPQAYLSRHMRVHTGEKPYGCSHCTKRFSHSHQLKRHERVHTGEKPFQCVYCGKCFTQSCHMKKHLLVHTGGRTQDVVLP; this is encoded by the exons ATGTCCGATACTGTCGCATTTCATGCTCAGCTAGCCTCCATCGTCGAGGTTTTGGCGAATGCAGCCGTTGCCGAAATCTGCAAACTTGTAGATGACGGCCATGCTGCTTTACGTTTGGAAATTTCCCATAGTCAGAAAGAAATCGAGAACTTGCGGAGGAAGCTGGTTTTGACAAAATGTCAGACTTCTCGACGGGGCACAGAAAGATTCGGAGCCCTGCGACGCACAGTTCACAAGCACGTGGACACTAATCATGTTGCCCGGGGAAGAGGGAGCTTTGTAGGGAAGTCGACAGGCAGACTTGGATATT TGAAGAATCGTTTTGACGACATTGAAGAGGGCAACTTTATGCAGGATGTCACTACCTGGAAAGACGCAGGACGCACAGCGACAGACCACAATGGGGGCATGCAG ATGGCAGATATGCAAGAAGAAACTCATGTCAAAATGGAGAACCTTGACACCAGTACAATAGaag AGATTGTCCAACCGGTCAGTGAGAGCAGTGAGAAGATCATTGTAGCAGAACCAGGTTCTTCATCATGTACTGAAACCACAGACCTTCTGGACCAGCAGGGCAACAGACACAGAGCTCCAGACACCTCACTCAATATAGAACCTGAAAACCAGACGTTCCATCATCCAGCATCACAATACAACAGAGCAAGACAGGACCATCAGGTTGCTGAGGGTGTGACCTGGGAATCTGACCATCAACCCATAGAATACAGCCTGTCCCAATGGACAGAGAACCAAGAGACTGACAACCCAACTGTGAATGCTCCTCACAATGCAGGGCCAGACTCCAAAAGGGTGTCTGAACAtccagagaggagaggggtgtctGGTAACTCTGGGGTCTGCATGTCTGCTTCAGGCTCTCTGGACTGGCTGCCTGATGTGGTGATGGTGGACTCAGTTCCCATTAAAGTGGAGGCAGATATGAGTTCAGAATGGAGCCTAACTGGCCAAGAGGTGACATCTGGAGAGGTCTGTTCAGATGGCAGGCAGCTTGTGGACAACAGAGGAAGAGGGGGAATGGAGTCTGGACAGACAAAGTGTCCCCCTGACACTCAACATGCAGAGCAAGGGAGAACTGTAGGATCAAGGTCCAAGTTGCCAGATTTCAATGGACTGTCCACCCAAAACAGCTTTTCATCCCCAAGGGTTACTCTCCACCAGGTTCCCCAAAGAGGGAAGCAAGCCCCCTTTCCGAATTTCAACAGAGGCTCCACTTCTTCATCGAAAGGCATAGAAAAGCAGCTGCAACAGCTGACGTCTCACTCCACCAAGAGATATCTCCGTTGCAGCCTCTGCGGGAAGCCCTTCCCCCAGGCGTACCTAAGCAGGCACATGCGGGTCCATACGGGGGAGAAACCGTACGGCTGCAGCCACTGCACCAAGCGCTTCTCCCACAGCCACCAGCTGAAGAGGCATGAGAGGGtgcacaccggagagaaaccgtTTCAATGTGTCTACTGCGGGAAGTGCTTCACCCAGTCCTGCCACATGAAGAAGCACCTCCTCGTCCACACTGGTGGCAGGACACAGGACGTTGTGCTGCCCTAA
- the LOC120035158 gene encoding zinc finger and SCAN domain-containing protein 23-like — MCDSVAFHAQLASIIEVLANAAVAEICKLVDDGHAALRLEISHSQKEIDNLRRKLLLTKFQSSQRGTEKFGALRRTVHRRDTDLVARARASFVGKSIGRHGYLENRFSYSEGDNFTKDVTNWKVASRTATGQDGGMQMADTQESPLIKMENLGTSRTEEIVQLVSESSEKIIEAEPGYSSSTETTDLLDQQGNRHRAPDTSLNIERENQTFQHPASQYNRARQDHQVAEGVTWETDHQPIAYSLSQWTENQETDNPTVNAPHNAGPDSKRLSEHPEKRGARGNSGVCMSALGSLDWVSDVVLVDSVPIKVEADMSSEWSITGQEATSGEVCSDGRQLVDNRGRGGMESGQTKCPPDTENTEQGRTIGSMSKFPDFNGLSNRNSFSSPRVTLHQVPQRGKQAPFLNFNRGSNFSSEGKEKQPQQLTSHSPKRQLRCSLCGKPFPQPAQLRSHMRVHTGEKPYGCSHCTKRFSHRHQLKMHERVHTGEKPFHCIYCGKCFTQSSHMKRHLLVHTGGRPQDIGLP; from the exons ATGTGTGATAGCGTCGCCTTTCATGCTCAGCTAGCTTCAATAATTGAGGTTTTGGCGAATGCAGCCGTTGCCGAAATCTGTAAACTTGTAGATGACGGCCATGCTGCCTTACGTTTGGAAATCTCCCATAGTCAGAAAGAAATCGATAACCTGCGGAGGAAGCTGCTTTTGACAAAATTCCAGAGTTCTCAACGGGGCACAGAGAAATTCGGAGCCCTGCGACGCACAGTTCACAGGCGCGACACTGATCTTGTTGCCCGAGCAAGAGCGAGCTTCGTTGGAAAGTCAATAGGCAGACATGGATATT TGGAGAATCGTTTTTCCTACAGCGAAGGGGACAACTTTACAAAGGATGTCACGAACTGGAAAGTCGCAAGTCGCACCGCGACAGGCCAGGATGGAGGCATGCAG ATGGCAGATACGCAAGAGTCACCTCTTATCAAAATGGAGAACCTTGGTACCAGCAGAACAGAAG AGATTGTCCAACTGGTCAGTGAGAGCAGTGAGAAGATCATTGAGGCTGAACCAGGTTATTCGTCATCTACTGAAACCACAGACCTTCTGGACCAGCAGGGCAACAGACACAGAGCTCCAGACACCTCACTCAATATAGAACGTGAAAACCAGACGTTCCAGCATCCAGCGTCACAATACAACAGAGCAAGACAGGACCATCAGGTTGCTGAGGGTGTGACCTGGGAAACTGACCATCAACCCATAGCATACAGCTTGTCTCAATGGACAGAGAACCAAGAGACTGACAACCCAACTGTGAATGCTCCTCACAATGCAGGGCCAGACTCCAAGAGGCTGTCTGAACATCCAGAGAAGAGAGGGGCACGAGGTAACTCAGGGGTCTGCATGTCTGCTTTGGGCTCTCTGGACTGGGTGTCTGATGTGGTGCTGGTGGACTCAGTTCCCATTAAAGTGGAGGCAGATATGAGTTCAGAATGGAGCATAACTGGCCAAGAGGCGACATCTGGAGAGGTCTGTTCAGACGGCAGGCAGCTTGTGGACAACAGAGGAAGAGGGGGAATGGAGTCTGGACAGACAAAGTGTCCCCCTGACACTGAAAACACAGAGCAAGGTAGAACTATAGGATCAATGTCCAAGTTTCCAGATTTCAATGGACTGTCCAACCGAAACAGCTTTTCATCCCCAAGGGTTACTCTCCACCAGGTTCCCCAAAGAGGGAAGCAAGCCCCCTTCCTGAATTTCAACAGAGGCTCCAATTTTTCATCAGAAGGCAAAGAAAAGCAGCCGCAACAGCTAACATCTCACTCGCCCAAGAGGCAGCTCCGGTGCAGCCTCTGCGGAAAGCCCTTCCCTCAGCCGGCACAACTGCGGAGTCACATGCGGGTCCATACAGGGGAGAAACCGTACGGCTGCAGCCACTGCACCAAGCGCTTCTCCCACAGGCACCAGCTGAAGATGCACGAGAGGGtgcacaccggagagaaaccatTTCATTGCATCTACTGCGGGAAGTgcttcacccagtccagtcacatGAAGAGGCACCTCCTCGTCCACACTGGTGGCAGGCCACAGGACATTGGGCTGCCCTGA